A region of Pasteurellaceae bacterium Orientalotternb1 DNA encodes the following proteins:
- a CDS encoding peptide ABC transporter permease (with OppABDF is involved in the transport of oligopeptides of up to 5 amino acids into the cell), which translates to MLVNRKKSQEAAENFVAQATEAAVEGRSLWQDARRRFFRNKAAVASLIILFCVVLFITFAPMLMPFTYEDTDWNMMSMAPDAESMHYFGTDASGRDLLVRIAIGGRISLMVGIAGALIAVVIGTIYGAISGYLGGKVDMVMMRLIEILGSFPFMFFVILLVTFFGQNILLIFVAIGMIAWLGLARIVRGQTLSLKNKEFVEAAIVSGVPRRQIIWKHIVPNVLGIVVVYASLEVPALILFESFLSFLGLGTQEPMSSWGALLSDGAAQMETSPWLLGFPAFFLCLTLFCFNFIGDGLRDALDPKDK; encoded by the coding sequence ATGTTAGTTAATCGTAAAAAATCTCAAGAAGCAGCAGAAAACTTTGTTGCTCAAGCAACAGAAGCGGCGGTTGAAGGTCGTAGCCTTTGGCAAGATGCCCGTCGTCGTTTCTTCCGTAACAAAGCGGCGGTTGCCAGTTTAATTATTTTATTCTGCGTGGTGTTGTTTATCACCTTCGCCCCAATGTTAATGCCATTTACTTATGAAGATACCGACTGGAATATGATGAGTATGGCACCCGATGCTGAATCAATGCACTATTTCGGAACCGATGCGTCAGGGCGTGATTTATTGGTGCGTATTGCTATCGGCGGACGTATTTCGTTAATGGTCGGGATTGCTGGAGCGTTAATCGCCGTCGTGATCGGCACAATCTACGGGGCAATTTCTGGCTACTTAGGTGGCAAAGTGGATATGGTCATGATGCGTTTAATCGAAATCCTCGGTTCATTCCCATTTATGTTCTTCGTGATTTTGCTCGTAACTTTCTTCGGACAAAACATTCTGTTGATTTTCGTGGCAATCGGAATGATTGCGTGGCTCGGTTTAGCACGTATCGTGCGGGGTCAGACCTTGAGCTTGAAAAATAAAGAGTTTGTAGAAGCGGCAATCGTAAGCGGCGTTCCTCGTCGCCAAATCATCTGGAAACATATCGTACCAAACGTATTAGGTATTGTGGTTGTTTACGCTTCTTTGGAAGTACCTGCTTTGATTTTGTTTGAATCTTTCTTGAGTTTCTTAGGTTTAGGCACACAGGAGCCAATGAGTAGTTGGGGAGCATTATTAAGTGACGGGGCTGCACAAATGGAAACATCCCCTTGGTTGCTCGGATTCCCTGCCTTTTTCCTGTGTTTAACCCTATTCTGTTTTAACTTTATCGGCGACGGCTTACGTGACGCTCTCGATCCAAAAGATAAATAG
- a CDS encoding glutamyl-tRNA reductase, translating to MTILALGINHKTASVNLREKVAFVENKRQQALEQIRTQGLAESVVILSTCNRTELYFHQSDVPPQEDHPDNQAWRAQCTEWFESIHHLKHDELENSLYFKQNMDAACHLMSVACGLDSLILGEPQILGQVKQAYQDSEMFYQTQGETMSTNLSRLFQKTFATAKRVRSETEIGSSAVSVAYAACGLARQIFDNFGKLRFLLVGAGETIELVARYLVQHGAKNIMVANRTHVRAEMMAERIGQPMQILSLSALQLGLNQADVVISSTGSPDLLISKEMVEAAQKERRYAPMLLIDIAVPRDIDEKAGELDSVYSYSVDDLQHIIEQNLAQRQQAAEQAKEIVAAEAKDFFVWLKQQQSSNLIKHYRQNAETIRLDLLEKAMNALQQGQDSEKVLNELSYKLTNQLLHAPTQALQSLAKDGNVKGLQSFSQALKLEE from the coding sequence ATGACAATTTTAGCATTAGGCATCAATCATAAAACGGCGTCGGTGAATTTGCGGGAAAAAGTGGCATTTGTGGAAAACAAACGCCAGCAGGCTCTTGAGCAAATTCGCACGCAAGGACTTGCCGAAAGTGTTGTCATTCTTTCTACCTGCAACCGTACCGAACTCTATTTTCACCAGTCTGATGTGCCGCCGCAAGAAGATCACCCCGATAACCAAGCATGGCGAGCACAATGTACCGAGTGGTTTGAAAGTATTCATCACCTTAAACACGACGAACTCGAAAACAGTCTTTATTTTAAACAAAATATGGACGCTGCTTGCCATTTGATGAGCGTGGCGTGTGGGTTAGATTCGTTGATTTTGGGTGAACCGCAAATTTTGGGGCAAGTAAAACAAGCCTATCAAGACAGCGAGATGTTCTACCAAACTCAAGGCGAGACAATGTCAACCAACCTTTCTCGCCTGTTCCAAAAAACCTTTGCGACGGCGAAACGGGTGCGTTCTGAAACAGAAATCGGCAGCTCGGCGGTGTCGGTTGCCTATGCGGCTTGCGGTTTGGCTCGCCAAATTTTCGATAATTTCGGCAAACTGCGTTTTCTGTTAGTTGGGGCGGGCGAAACCATTGAGCTAGTTGCTCGCTATTTGGTGCAGCACGGGGCGAAGAACATTATGGTTGCCAACCGTACCCACGTTCGTGCAGAAATGATGGCGGAGCGAATCGGACAGCCGATGCAAATTCTGTCATTAAGTGCTTTGCAGCTCGGTCTAAACCAAGCTGATGTGGTGATTAGCTCAACAGGCAGTCCTGATTTGTTGATCAGTAAAGAGATGGTCGAAGCAGCCCAAAAAGAACGCCGCTATGCTCCGATGTTGCTGATTGATATTGCCGTGCCACGTGATATTGATGAAAAGGCAGGCGAGTTAGATAGCGTCTATTCATACAGTGTAGATGATTTACAACATATCATCGAGCAAAATCTTGCTCAACGTCAGCAAGCGGCTGAACAAGCGAAAGAGATTGTTGCCGCAGAAGCGAAAGATTTCTTTGTGTGGCTGAAGCAGCAACAATCAAGCAATTTGATTAAGCACTATCGCCAAAATGCCGAAACCATTCGCTTAGACTTACTTGAAAAAGCGATGAACGCCTTGCAGCAAGGACAAGACAGCGAAAAAGTGCTGAATGAATTGAGCTACAAACTGACCAACCAACTGCTCCACGCCCCAACCCAAGCGTTGCAGTCATTGGCAAAAGACGGCAATGTGAAAGGCTTGCAAAGTTTTTCACAAGCGTTGAAATTAGAAGAGTGA
- a CDS encoding type I glyceraldehyde-3-phosphate dehydrogenase → MAIKIGINGFGRIGRIVFRAAQLRDDIEVVGINDLIDVDYMAYMLKYDSTHGRFDGTVEVKDGHLVVNGKSIRVTAERDPANLNWGAIGVDVAVEATGLFLDDATARKHITAGAKKVVLTGPSKDATPMFVNGVNFDKYEGQDIVSNASCTTNCLAPLAKVIHEKFGIKDGLMTTVHATTATQKTVDGPSAKDWRGGRGAAQNIIPSSTGAAKAVGKVLPALNGKLTGMAFRVPTTNVSVVDLTVNLEKPATYAEICAEIKRASENEMKGVLGYTEDAVVSTDFNGCPETSVFDAAAGIALTDTFVKLVSWYDNETGYSHKVLDLVALVHNYKK, encoded by the coding sequence ATGGCAATTAAAATTGGTATTAACGGCTTCGGTCGTATTGGTCGTATCGTATTCCGTGCAGCTCAACTTCGTGATGATATCGAAGTAGTCGGTATCAACGACTTAATCGACGTTGATTACATGGCTTATATGTTGAAATACGATTCAACTCACGGTCGTTTCGATGGTACTGTTGAAGTTAAAGATGGTCACTTAGTGGTAAACGGCAAATCGATCCGTGTGACTGCTGAGCGTGATCCTGCAAACTTAAACTGGGGTGCAATCGGTGTTGATGTAGCGGTTGAAGCAACTGGTTTATTCTTAGATGATGCAACTGCTCGTAAACACATTACTGCAGGTGCGAAAAAAGTGGTTTTAACAGGCCCATCTAAAGATGCTACACCAATGTTCGTAAATGGCGTAAACTTCGATAAATACGAAGGTCAAGACATCGTGTCTAACGCATCTTGTACAACAAACTGCTTAGCACCACTTGCTAAAGTTATTCACGAAAAATTCGGTATCAAAGACGGCTTAATGACGACTGTTCACGCAACCACTGCAACACAAAAAACGGTGGACGGTCCTTCAGCGAAAGACTGGCGTGGTGGTCGTGGTGCGGCACAAAACATCATCCCATCTTCAACGGGTGCAGCGAAAGCCGTAGGTAAAGTATTACCAGCGTTGAACGGTAAATTAACTGGTATGGCATTCCGTGTTCCAACAACAAACGTTTCTGTTGTTGACTTAACGGTAAACTTAGAAAAACCAGCAACTTACGCTGAAATCTGTGCAGAAATCAAACGTGCTTCAGAAAATGAAATGAAAGGCGTGTTAGGCTACACTGAAGATGCAGTGGTTTCTACGGACTTCAACGGCTGCCCAGAAACTTCAGTATTCGATGCCGCAGCGGGTATCGCATTAACGGATACTTTCGTGAAATTAGTTTCTTGGTACGATAACGAAACTGGTTACTCACACAAAGTATTAGACTTAGTTGCGTTAGTACACAACTACAAAAAATAA
- a CDS encoding microcin ABC transporter ATP-binding protein (with YejAEF is involved in resistance to microcin C), with protein sequence MKLLEVKNLDVFLKTDEQIVHAVRDVSFSIEKGQTLAIVGESGSGKSVTSMAIMQLLPNNITSYGEKSSIIFEEKEILSLNEAGLRELRGDRVAMIFQEPMTSLNPFMPIGEQVAEAVSTHNPQISQAELDKLTLEMLQKVKIPDAEKKLKCYPHEFSGGQLQRIMIAMAIINKPDLLIADEPTTALDVTTQAEILDLMHELQKDMGMAIILISHDLRLVHKYSDYVCVMQYGEIIERGETEQVFTNPQHPYTIELLTPIPDNLKNPPADDAANIITADNISVDYVLKRSLFGKPKKVFNAVKDISLHLKVGETLGIVGESGSGKSTLGRAIMQILEYRGKLQFNGQFFDKLSKAELKALKKDMQMVFQDPFNSLSPRLTVGEIIGEGLSVHYPNMSKEERRQKVMKMLEEVNLSPSMINRYPHEFSGGQRQRIAIARAIILEPKFVMLDEPTSALDRSTQITVIELLTNLQKKYGLSYIFISHDLAVVRALSDRVMVMSKGDVVESGDVNQIFENPQDPYTKRLIEASNL encoded by the coding sequence ATGAAATTATTAGAAGTAAAAAATTTAGATGTTTTTCTCAAAACCGATGAACAAATTGTTCATGCGGTGCGTGATGTCTCTTTCAGTATCGAAAAAGGGCAAACGTTAGCGATCGTAGGTGAATCAGGTTCAGGTAAATCAGTCACGTCAATGGCGATTATGCAGTTATTACCAAACAATATCACCAGCTACGGCGAAAAATCGTCTATCATCTTTGAAGAAAAAGAGATTTTATCTCTAAACGAAGCGGGTTTACGTGAGCTGCGTGGTGATCGTGTGGCGATGATCTTCCAAGAGCCAATGACCTCACTCAACCCATTTATGCCAATCGGCGAGCAAGTAGCTGAAGCGGTCAGCACCCACAATCCTCAAATCAGCCAAGCGGAATTAGATAAACTCACCCTTGAAATGCTGCAAAAAGTCAAAATTCCTGATGCCGAGAAAAAACTCAAATGCTACCCGCACGAGTTTTCAGGCGGTCAGTTGCAACGGATTATGATCGCAATGGCGATCATCAATAAACCTGATTTATTGATTGCAGATGAACCAACCACCGCCCTTGACGTCACCACTCAAGCGGAAATTTTGGATCTTATGCACGAATTGCAAAAAGATATGGGGATGGCGATTATCCTAATTTCCCACGACTTGCGTTTAGTGCATAAATACAGCGATTATGTGTGCGTAATGCAGTATGGTGAAATCATTGAGCGGGGAGAAACCGAGCAGGTCTTTACCAACCCGCAACACCCATACACCATCGAATTGCTCACCCCAATTCCAGATAATCTTAAAAATCCGCCAGCCGATGATGCGGCAAATATCATCACCGCCGATAACATCAGCGTGGATTATGTCCTAAAACGCTCACTGTTCGGTAAGCCGAAAAAAGTGTTTAATGCCGTAAAAGATATTTCCCTTCACTTAAAAGTGGGTGAAACCTTAGGTATTGTGGGCGAATCAGGTTCGGGTAAATCCACCCTTGGACGTGCGATTATGCAAATTTTGGAATATCGCGGCAAATTGCAATTCAACGGACAATTTTTCGATAAACTTAGCAAAGCCGAGTTGAAAGCGTTGAAGAAAGATATGCAAATGGTGTTCCAAGATCCGTTCAACTCACTTTCACCACGTTTAACGGTCGGTGAAATTATCGGCGAAGGCTTATCGGTACATTATCCGAATATGAGCAAAGAAGAACGCCGTCAAAAAGTGATGAAAATGTTGGAAGAGGTGAATTTGTCGCCATCAATGATCAACCGCTACCCACATGAGTTCTCTGGCGGACAACGCCAGCGGATTGCGATTGCACGGGCGATCATTTTAGAACCGAAATTCGTGATGCTCGACGAACCAACATCTGCTCTCGACCGCTCAACCCAAATCACCGTGATTGAGCTATTGACCAACTTGCAGAAGAAATATGGCCTAAGCTACATCTTCATCAGCCACGACTTGGCGGTTGTGAGAGCGTTAAGTGATCGGGTAATGGTAATGAGCAAAGGCGATGTGGTAGAAAGCGGTGATGTAAATCAGATCTTCGAAAACCCACAAGATCCATACACCAAACGCCTAATCGAAGCCTCCAATCTTTAA
- the relA gene encoding GTP diphosphokinase ((p)ppGpp synthetase; catalyzes the formation of pppGpp and ppGpp from ATP and GTP or GDP), with protein MVAIRHSHLLDPNNFELASWSAGLQMPPITFDQLLVAWRYVQEKLDTEQFHLIWSGVEMVEILHSLSMDDDSLVAALLFPFVKNHIIDLADVKEKFGNSIKNLVKGVLEMDNIHQLNASHTSDAQIDNIRRMLLAMVDDFRCVVIKLAERIVYLRDVSRSEEDLVLAAKECSHIYAPLANRLGIGQLKWELEDYCFRILRPQDYRQIAKYDLGERRLDREQYIANFVFDLTACLKEQLAEVQVYGRPKHIYSIWKKMQKKQLKFNQLFDVRAVRVIVPTLEDCYTALGIVHTQYRHLPEHFDDYISNPKPNGYQSIHTVVLGESEKAIEVQIRTQKMHDDAELGVAAHWKYKEGAAAGRSGYEEKITWLRKLLDWQKDIADSGDMVAEMRSQVFDDRVYVFTPKGEVVDLAKGATPLDFAYAIHSEIGHRCIGAKVAGKIVPFTYQLQMGDQVEIITQKNPNPSRDWLNQNQGFINTPKARSKVVAWFKKLDREKNIPLGKEMLEAEMAKFNFTQKQIEEYALPRYNLKQLDDLYAGIGGGDIRLSPLSHYLQTKLIKPTAEQADEAILKQVAHKAQNAAPKQKKGFVVVEGVGNLMHHIARCCQPIPGDEIVGYITQGRGISIHRADCEQLFELQSSSPERVVEAEWGETYATGFSLVIRIIANDRNGLLRDVSGIMANEKVNVLGVSSRTDTKRGIATMDVEIELNNIQLLSKLTARILQLDDVIEAKRLSN; from the coding sequence ATGGTTGCAATTCGTCATTCACACCTGCTTGATCCTAACAATTTTGAGTTAGCAAGTTGGAGTGCGGGTTTGCAAATGCCACCAATTACATTCGATCAACTTCTGGTTGCATGGCGTTATGTCCAAGAAAAACTTGATACTGAGCAATTCCACCTGATTTGGTCGGGTGTGGAAATGGTTGAAATTTTGCACAGTTTAAGTATGGATGATGACAGCTTAGTGGCTGCTCTGCTCTTCCCTTTCGTCAAAAATCACATCATCGATCTTGCTGATGTCAAAGAAAAATTCGGCAATTCAATCAAGAATTTAGTCAAAGGCGTGCTAGAAATGGACAATATTCACCAGCTCAATGCCAGCCACACTTCCGATGCCCAAATCGACAATATCCGCCGAATGCTGCTTGCAATGGTGGACGATTTCCGCTGTGTCGTCATTAAATTGGCGGAACGGATCGTCTATCTACGAGATGTCAGCCGCAGCGAAGAAGATTTGGTGCTTGCCGCCAAAGAATGCTCACACATCTATGCCCCGCTCGCCAACCGTTTAGGCATCGGGCAGCTCAAATGGGAGTTGGAAGATTACTGCTTCCGCATTTTACGCCCGCAGGATTACCGCCAAATCGCCAAATACGACCTCGGTGAACGCCGTTTAGATCGAGAGCAATATATTGCAAATTTTGTGTTTGATCTGACCGCTTGTTTGAAGGAACAACTTGCCGAAGTGCAGGTTTACGGTCGCCCAAAACATATTTACAGCATTTGGAAAAAAATGCAGAAAAAGCAGTTGAAATTCAATCAGCTATTTGATGTGCGAGCGGTGCGGGTGATTGTGCCAACGCTGGAAGATTGCTACACCGCTCTCGGCATTGTGCATACCCAATATCGCCATTTGCCTGAACATTTTGATGACTACATTTCTAATCCCAAACCGAACGGTTATCAATCGATCCATACCGTTGTGCTAGGCGAAAGCGAGAAAGCGATTGAAGTGCAAATCCGTACCCAGAAAATGCACGACGATGCCGAACTCGGCGTGGCAGCCCACTGGAAATACAAAGAAGGGGCTGCAGCGGGACGCTCTGGCTACGAAGAAAAAATCACTTGGTTACGCAAACTGCTTGATTGGCAGAAAGATATTGCCGACTCGGGCGATATGGTGGCGGAAATGCGTTCGCAAGTGTTTGATGATCGGGTTTATGTGTTTACACCGAAGGGCGAAGTGGTCGATCTCGCCAAAGGTGCAACCCCGCTTGATTTCGCCTATGCTATCCACAGTGAAATCGGACACCGTTGCATCGGGGCAAAAGTGGCGGGCAAAATTGTGCCGTTCACCTATCAGCTACAAATGGGCGATCAGGTAGAAATCATCACCCAGAAAAATCCCAACCCAAGCCGTGATTGGCTCAACCAAAACCAAGGATTTATCAACACGCCAAAGGCCCGCTCTAAAGTGGTGGCGTGGTTCAAAAAGTTAGATCGTGAGAAAAATATCCCACTTGGCAAAGAGATGCTCGAAGCTGAAATGGCGAAATTCAATTTCACCCAAAAGCAGATTGAAGAATACGCTCTGCCACGCTACAACTTAAAGCAGCTGGATGATCTCTACGCTGGCATTGGTGGCGGCGATATTCGGTTAAGTCCGCTTTCTCACTATTTGCAAACCAAACTGATCAAACCGACCGCCGAGCAAGCCGATGAAGCGATTTTAAAGCAGGTCGCCCACAAAGCCCAAAACGCCGCCCCGAAACAGAAAAAAGGCTTTGTGGTGGTGGAAGGGGTGGGCAACTTAATGCACCACATCGCCCGCTGCTGCCAACCTATCCCAGGCGATGAAATTGTGGGGTACATTACTCAAGGGCGAGGCATTTCCATTCACCGAGCCGACTGCGAACAGCTATTTGAGCTGCAAAGCAGCAGTCCAGAACGTGTGGTTGAAGCCGAGTGGGGCGAAACTTACGCCACAGGCTTCAGCCTTGTGATTCGGATTATCGCCAACGACCGCAATGGCTTGCTGCGCGATGTGAGCGGCATTATGGCAAATGAAAAAGTGAACGTACTCGGTGTCTCCAGCCGCACCGACACCAAGCGAGGCATTGCAACAATGGACGTGGAAATTGAGCTGAACAATATCCAACTGCTGAGCAAACTTACTGCTCGCATTTTACAGTTAGACGATGTGATTGAAGCGAAACGGTTATCTAACTAA
- the oppB gene encoding oligopeptide transporter permease — protein sequence MLKFIVKRIMEAIPTLFILITFSFFLMRLAPGSPFTSERAYPPEVMANIEAKYHLNEPLYKQYFIYLKDLSQGDFGPSFKYKDQTVNDLIASAFPVSFKLGIVAFIFAVTIGICAGTFAALKQNSKWDYIVMSFAMTGVIMPSFVFAPLLVLFFAIYLKWLPAGGWNGGQLYYMVLPVLSLTIGYVAGISRITRGSMIEVLHSNFIRTAKAKGLPMRKIIFKHALRPALLPVITYLGPAFVGIITGSMVIESVFGLPGIGQLFVNGALNRDYSLVLSLTILVGSLTIFFNAVVDILYAVIDPKIRYS from the coding sequence ATGTTGAAATTTATTGTAAAAAGAATAATGGAAGCGATTCCTACGTTATTTATTCTAATTACCTTTTCTTTCTTTTTAATGCGACTTGCACCAGGTAGCCCATTTACCTCGGAACGTGCGTATCCGCCAGAAGTGATGGCGAACATTGAAGCGAAATATCACTTAAATGAACCGCTTTATAAACAGTATTTCATCTATTTGAAAGATCTTTCACAAGGTGATTTTGGCCCATCTTTCAAATATAAAGACCAAACCGTCAACGACTTAATTGCTTCAGCGTTCCCTGTTTCATTCAAACTTGGGATCGTGGCATTTATTTTTGCCGTGACTATCGGTATTTGTGCGGGGACCTTTGCCGCCTTGAAGCAAAATAGCAAGTGGGACTATATTGTAATGTCCTTTGCAATGACGGGCGTCATTATGCCAAGTTTCGTTTTCGCCCCATTGCTCGTACTTTTCTTTGCGATCTATCTCAAATGGTTGCCAGCAGGTGGTTGGAACGGTGGTCAGCTCTATTATATGGTGCTGCCAGTGCTTTCATTGACAATCGGTTATGTGGCTGGGATCTCACGTATCACTCGTGGTTCAATGATCGAAGTGTTACATTCTAACTTTATCCGTACTGCCAAAGCCAAAGGCTTACCAATGCGTAAAATTATTTTCAAACACGCCCTACGCCCAGCGTTGTTACCCGTGATCACCTATTTAGGCCCTGCTTTTGTGGGAATTATCACGGGTTCAATGGTTATCGAAAGCGTATTCGGCTTACCAGGTATAGGTCAGCTTTTCGTGAATGGAGCATTAAACCGTGACTATTCCTTAGTATTAAGCTTAACCATTCTCGTGGGGTCATTAACAATCTTCTTCAATGCGGTGGTCGATATTCTCTATGCAGTGATCGATCCGAAGATTCGTTATTCATAA
- a CDS encoding 1-deoxy-D-xylulose-5-phosphate reductoisomerase, with product MRKLVILGSTGSIGTSTLSVIEQNPEQYQAFALVGGKNVALMTEQCQRFHPHFAALEDATAAQQLAENLRSLNLPTEVVSGQQAICELAAHPEADQVMAAIVGAAGLLPTLSAVKAGKQVLLANKESLVTCGQLFIDEAKKSGAKLLPVDSEHNAIFQSLPVEAQNQIGFCPLAELGISKIILTGSGGPFRTKPLDEFSTITPAQAVAHPNWSMGRKISVDSATMMNKGLEYIEARWLFNATADEMEIIIHPQSIIHSMVRYIDGSVLAQMGNPDMRTPIAHTMAYPNRINAGVAPLDFFTLKELTFIEPDFARYPNLKLAIDAFAAGQYATTAMNAANEIAVEAFLNEQIRFTDIVEVNRSVVENIAPIAIREITDVLHIDKLARELAKQAILQC from the coding sequence ATGAGAAAATTAGTGATTTTAGGCTCAACGGGCTCAATCGGGACTAGCACCTTATCGGTGATTGAACAGAATCCTGAACAATATCAAGCCTTTGCGTTAGTTGGTGGAAAAAATGTGGCGTTGATGACAGAACAATGCCAACGTTTTCACCCCCATTTTGCGGCGTTAGAAGATGCAACTGCTGCTCAACAATTAGCGGAAAATTTACGCTCGCTCAATCTGCCAACGGAAGTAGTGAGCGGTCAGCAAGCGATTTGTGAATTAGCGGCTCACCCCGAAGCCGATCAAGTGATGGCAGCAATTGTTGGGGCGGCGGGGCTACTACCAACGCTTTCTGCAGTCAAAGCGGGCAAACAGGTACTACTGGCAAATAAAGAATCGTTGGTTACTTGCGGTCAGCTATTTATTGATGAAGCCAAAAAATCGGGGGCTAAGTTATTACCTGTCGATAGCGAACACAATGCGATTTTCCAATCATTGCCTGTTGAAGCACAAAATCAAATCGGTTTTTGTCCGCTTGCTGAACTTGGCATCAGCAAAATTATTTTAACGGGTTCTGGCGGTCCGTTTCGCACCAAGCCGTTAGATGAATTTTCAACGATTACGCCCGCTCAAGCGGTCGCTCATCCGAACTGGTCAATGGGGCGTAAAATTTCGGTCGATTCCGCCACAATGATGAACAAAGGGTTGGAATATATCGAAGCCCGCTGGCTGTTTAATGCTACTGCGGACGAAATGGAGATCATCATTCACCCGCAGTCAATCATTCACTCGATGGTGCGTTACATCGACGGCAGCGTGCTGGCACAAATGGGCAACCCTGATATGCGAACACCAATCGCCCACACAATGGCTTATCCAAACCGTATCAATGCAGGTGTCGCTCCCCTTGATTTCTTCACATTGAAAGAACTGACCTTTATCGAACCTGATTTTGCTCGCTATCCGAATTTAAAATTAGCGATTGATGCCTTCGCTGCGGGGCAATATGCCACCACCGCAATGAACGCCGCCAATGAAATTGCCGTTGAAGCCTTTTTAAATGAGCAAATTCGCTTTACCGATATTGTGGAAGTCAATCGTAGCGTAGTCGAAAACATCGCCCCGATTGCTATTCGAGAAATTACCGATGTGTTGCATATCGACAAATTAGCGAGAGAATTGGCGAAGCAAGCTATCTTACAATGCTAA